Part of the Natronobacterium gregoryi SP2 genome, CGGACGTATTGTAGAACTCGTCAATCGCAACGAGCACGTCGTTGTACGTCTCAGTGGTGGATCGACCGTCCTCCCACGAATCGGCTAACTGGGACCGAGCCTCAATATTCGCCGTCATCCCCATGTCCTCGAGCCGGTTCGACAGCAGGATATTGGAGGCATTGCCCCACCACTCGCGGGCAAGCATCGCAGTGCCGTGCATGCTCACCATATCAGCGGTCGGATCACGATCAACATCGATAACGACTGGTCCGGCCGCATTCGCAAACGACCACAATACCGGGTCCGTCGCATCATACTCCGACCCGACACCACGCAGACTCTCGATAAGTCCGACAGGCCGATCGTCGTCATCGTCGTCATCGTCGGCCGTCGCTGTTCCAGACAGTCCGACAGTCACGCCAGCCACGGCCGCAGCCCTCATTGCATCCCGCCGCGTTAGTTCGGAATCGATACCGGTTCGGTCGTTCAGATCTTCAAGAGCGTTGTTACTCATTGTTTTGCGAAAATTGTGGGAAGTCAGATCATTGGGCTACTGTCCTCGAGCAGCCAGGCCGACGGCAGCGGCCAGCGCCGCGATCGCCACGACGACGCCGAAGCCAGGCGAGCCATCCGCGCCACCGATCCCGCCGACGAAGCCACCGTCGAGACGCGCCACGTCGTCGATATAGTCGTCGCCGTCGACAACAACCGCGTACTCGTCGCCGAACTCGAGCGAGCCGTAATCGTTTCGATCGAAGGTCTCGGCGAGAGTCTGCCCCTCTTCGCCGTCGATCACAGCCGACTCGACTACCTCGGCGTCGTCGCTTGCGTTCGCGTACTCGTCGGCGTCGTACCAGATCACGTCGGCTTCCGCGACCTCGAGTTCGCTGTCGTCGAAGTCCGCTGCGAACGCAACCTCAATCTCGAGGGGGTCGTCGCTGCTTTCCTTGGTGACGTTCTCCTCGAGATACTGTTCGGGGCCGTCGTCGGTTTCTTCGGCAGCGCCGACGGCGACCAGGCCGATTGAGAGGAACGCGAGCAGGCCGAGTACGGCGATCGTCGCGAGGAGGTAGCCCGCGATTCGGGTGGTTGTGCGGTTGTCCTCCGAGCCGGTCGCCCGTAGGTTATCAACGACCTGCATCGTTACGAGGGGTACTCCACGAGTCCGCCGGTCTCTGCGATGTCGTAGACGCCGAGCAGAAACGCCAGCGTCGCCAGCATGATCCCGTAGTCGGACCCGACGGCTTCGAACAGCGTCCAGTCCATCAGGGCGTACGGGAGCCAGAGGATGGTGAATAGCGCCAGTACGCCCGAAACGATCAGTTGGGGTGTCGAG contains:
- a CDS encoding PGF-CTERM sorting domain-containing protein, producing MQVVDNLRATGSEDNRTTTRIAGYLLATIAVLGLLAFLSIGLVAVGAAEETDDGPEQYLEENVTKESSDDPLEIEVAFAADFDDSELEVAEADVIWYDADEYANASDDAEVVESAVIDGEEGQTLAETFDRNDYGSLEFGDEYAVVVDGDDYIDDVARLDGGFVGGIGGADGSPGFGVVVAIAALAAAVGLAARGQ